The sequence AAGTATTATAAGGAAAAAGCATGATATCACAACCTCTTATTTTTAAAGCTTCCAATATATTTGCCTTTACTCCAAGATCTAGCACCGCTACCCGACAGCCTTCCCCAGGAATGTGCTTTGGCTTAGAAACGCCAACCTCTTTCATCCAGTCTTCTTCCAACGTGGTTCCTTCTAACAGTTGCCTTAATGTCTCTTCAGCAATTTCTTCATTCGATATCACCGCTTTGATAGCTCCCACTTCTCTGATTCGCTTCGTAATGCTTCTGGTATCCACCTCCGCTATACCCGGCAACCCTAGCTGTTGCATCATATGCTCCAAGGTTGATTCGCTGGAATAATGAGATGGATGTTGAGAAATTGATTTCACAACCATTCCTCTCGCATAAATTCCTTCGGACTCAGACTCTCTTAAAGATATTCCGTAATTTCCTATCAGAGGATATGTCATCGTAACAATTTGACCAGCATAGGAAGGGTCTGTCAAAATTTCCTGATACCCGGTGATAGACGTATTAAAAACCATTTCTCCAACAGCCGTTCCACTTCGTCCAAACCCTTTCCCTCTATAGATGGACCCATCTTCAAACAAAAGTGTTCCTTTCATAACAACGCTCCTTTAAGCCTTGGCTGATTAAACTCGGTTGATTAAAAATGACCAGAAGGCCCCATTGTTGCTACTAACATTGCTTTAATGGTATGCATTCGATTTTCTGCTTCATCAAATACGACAGACTGCTCACTTCTAAAAACCGCATCCGTTACTTCTAATTCTGATATGCCATGTTGATCATATATGCCTTTACCCATACTGGTTTCCGTATCATGAAAAGCTGGTAAACAATGCATAAAAATAGTGTCCGGATTACCCGTTTTACTCATAAGAAACTCATTTACCTGATAAGGCACCAGTAATTCTATACGCTCTTCAAACTGATCTTCTTCTCCCATCGAAACCCATACGTCTGTATAGATAACATCGGCCCCCTTAACTCCTTCTATCGGATTTTCGAACCACTGAATGTTAGCTCCCGTTTCCATCGCCACCTCTTGCATTTCTTGCATTAGGGTTTTATCCGGCGCAAGGCTGGCAGGGGATACGGCTCTGAAATTCATCCCCATCTTAGCGGCTCCTATCATTAGGGAATTTGCCATATTGTTGCGAGCATCACCCACATAGGCAAAGGTTACTTCCTCTAAGGGTTTATCCAGCTTTTCCATGATCGTCATCCAGTCCGCCAATATTTGAGTAGGATGATATTCGTCTGTTAAACCATTCCATACAGGAACACCCGCATGTTTCGCTAGCATTTCTACCGTGTCCTGATGGTAGCCACGAAATTCTATCCCTTCATAATAACGGCCTAATACTTTTGCGGTATCTTCCACAGATTCTTTTTTTCCCATCTGAGAATCCTTCATGTCCAGAAAAGTAGCATTGCCTCCTTCTTGCATCATAGCTACTTCAAAAGCACAACGGGTGCGTGTTGAAGTTTTTTCAAAAAGCAGCACAATGTTTTTCCCTTTAAGCAAGTCATTGTGCCGTCCCAGTTGTCGTTGTTTTTTCAACTCAATAGCCAGATTTAGTAAGCTTTTTATTTCTTCCGGTGTATGATTTTTTAGTGTTAAAAGGCTTTTTCCCTTCCATGGTTTCGCTTTCTGCAGCACATCTAGTAATCTATTATCGCTATCAGCCGCTAAGGAACCGCCTTTATGAGTCCAAAATTGTTTTTTCATTTTAATCACCTCAACACATTTTTTATAATTATACATTCTATAGTATTTTTATGCAAGCTTTTTTATTCAAAAAAATAAAGAGTGATCTCCTGCGACATTTCGTAACAGGAGATCACTCTCTAAGGTTGACCACTCTTCTACGGTGGAGATACTTCTTTTAATTTCCAATAGCAATACCAAAGGTGGTCATTCATAATAATTCATTTTGCTTACTATTTATTCTTCATTTTGAATTTTCATCTACAGTCAAAAAGTCGTCCGAAGACGACTTTAGCTGACTTTGATTGGTCTGTTATTTTCGCAAATGGTGATTTCTACGGTTTCTGTCAGGATATCACAGTAACTGTAGGAAACTTTCCTGTCTGTGTCAAAGTCACCAAAAACCTTGACGATGAAAATACTCGGATAAGTATCTTCTAAGATCCCTTCCCGAACGACAATCCGTTTTCTTCCTTTGTTCGCTTTAAGTGTGACTCTTTTTCCCAGATACCCTTCAATGGTCTTCTT is a genomic window of Tindallia californiensis containing:
- the carA gene encoding glutamine-hydrolyzing carbamoyl-phosphate synthase small subunit; this translates as MKGTLLFEDGSIYRGKGFGRSGTAVGEMVFNTSITGYQEILTDPSYAGQIVTMTYPLIGNYGISLRESESEGIYARGMVVKSISQHPSHYSSESTLEHMMQQLGLPGIAEVDTRSITKRIREVGAIKAVISNEEIAEETLRQLLEGTTLEEDWMKEVGVSKPKHIPGEGCRVAVLDLGVKANILEALKIRGCDIMLFPYNTSFDEMKSYELDGLLISNGPGNPAEAVTGIELIRQWLKERPIFGICMGHQLLAHAVGGNTFKMKYGHRGGNHGVYDQLKKKAYITSQNHGYVVDAESVIKKGMMITHTNLNDDSLEGMQHEFLPVFSVQFHPEGSPGPQDTEYLFDQFIENMKERKKCL
- the argF gene encoding ornithine carbamoyltransferase; this encodes MKKQFWTHKGGSLAADSDNRLLDVLQKAKPWKGKSLLTLKNHTPEEIKSLLNLAIELKKQRQLGRHNDLLKGKNIVLLFEKTSTRTRCAFEVAMMQEGGNATFLDMKDSQMGKKESVEDTAKVLGRYYEGIEFRGYHQDTVEMLAKHAGVPVWNGLTDEYHPTQILADWMTIMEKLDKPLEEVTFAYVGDARNNMANSLMIGAAKMGMNFRAVSPASLAPDKTLMQEMQEVAMETGANIQWFENPIEGVKGADVIYTDVWVSMGEEDQFEERIELLVPYQVNEFLMSKTGNPDTIFMHCLPAFHDTETSMGKGIYDQHGISELEVTDAVFRSEQSVVFDEAENRMHTIKAMLVATMGPSGHF
- a CDS encoding Veg family protein, translated to MADRNTLGEIKKTIEGYLGKRVTLKANKGRKRIVVREGILEDTYPSIFIVKVFGDFDTDRKVSYSYCDILTETVEITICENNRPIKVS